A genomic region of Raphanus sativus cultivar WK10039 chromosome 6, ASM80110v3, whole genome shotgun sequence contains the following coding sequences:
- the LOC130496560 gene encoding uncharacterized protein LOC130496560 yields MVRQRMLTAHYREIFGEPGSQLDPPGSSSGAGGSGSSDQESVPETQHFFPPIPPPMAQPQPMAQPMAQPMVPPMAPPVPPPMAPPEIPAAVHPDLMVPPTVPFSQYTVEDILGMPGRAGLPIIDPDRPDGTLWFGVDNSLATDVTETIKGYFSMAHPNWKLTPIYIRKTWFKIYAQKYHWSIGVSERVRKAFYEKAQVRLSDTVCNWKGAWIVKGYTRGKPAELTTDVWDGLIRYWKDPNSIRIANICAAARNTVDEHGNGPMLHSTGQKPHAGVRLKMAKELGRLPTLPELYERTHKNKAGQFLDGKSEQIYNNVIARVEERQTQLTQQSGDGLPVTLSTTEVDKIYEEVVPKKKGRTLGIGSVNDVPRATSSYAQRQTEEVTQLRSELGATKSRVSGLEAFIDVIASTNPEWEALLRNMKQQNPIPGESSGTHNEEDVTRRSEEFYEAMNEP; encoded by the exons atg gttcgccagcgcatgcttactgctcactacagggagatattcggtgagcctggtagtcagttagacccgccaggttcttcttcaggtgccggcggttcaggttcttcagatcaggagtctgttcccgagactcagcatttcttccctccgattcctcctccgatggctcagcctcagccgatggctcagccgatggctcaacCGATGgttcctccgatggctcctccggtgcctcctccgatggctcctcctgagatccccgccgctgttcatcccgatctcatggtgccacctactgttccgttctcgcagtacactgtcgaggatattcttggtatgccaggcagagctggtttaccaatcatagaccccgacagacccgacgggactttatg gtttggggttgacaattcccttgcgacagatgtaaccgagacgattaaaggttacttctccatggcgcatccaaactggaaattgacgccgatctacatccgaaagacgtggttcaagatttacgct caaaagtatcattggtccatcggggtcagtgagagagtgaggaaggcgttttacgaaaaggcgcaagttcgcttgtcggacacggtttgcaactggaagggtgcctggatcgtcaaggggtacacccgtggcaaacccgctgagcttaccacggatgtttgggacggcctcatccgttactggaaggatcctaactccattaggatcgcaaacatttgtgctgccgcccgtaacacggtagacgagcacggtaacggcccgatgctacactctacgggccaaaaaccacatgccggtgtccgtttgaaaatg gccaaagagttgggacgtctcccgactcttccggaactttacgagcggacccacaaaaacaaggcgggccagtttttagatggcaagtccgagcaaatctacaacaacgtaattgctcgggttgaggagcgccagactcagctgacccagcagtccggcgacggattaccagttaccttatccacaactgaagtggataagatttacgaggag gttgtccctaagaaaaagggacgtacgttggggatcggttccgtcaatgatgtcccgagagcgacatcatcttatgctcagagacagaccgaagaagtcactcagttgcgttccgagctgggcgcgaccaaaagccgtgtgagtggactcgaagccttcatcgacgttatagcgtccacaaatccggaatgggaagctttgttgaggaacatgaaacaacaaaatcccattccaggcgagtcatcgggcacacataacgaggaggatgttacgaggaggagcgaggaattctacgaggcgatgaacgagccttag
- the LOC108808300 gene encoding uncharacterized protein LOC108808300, which translates to MSNEENKKSKSSSHPAKRPKMINNSPGPKIYTSSIADYKWMVRCLTSTFGRSSGETSLGVPTQPQTTNPQPNDAFIPPGSSGHTSLRVPPTQPIRLNDAPIPPGSSGQTRLLRPRQANVRNPRSMGLYDSLPSRSLPYPFPPGSVWPRTSAAGTSNAQASSPRPSLPSSPVPPSVPEMLPTSPAPQWSPPSAPLVSARLPGYPTSSPSAAPVLPSPPQEQGEREPMFDDIENFLNEDVDYNYVACSSLPSVTGNSNGEQQRETPPVLTNQPSGSLNLPDPQNGLTTPPSSQHGSNSLYENVAPQVLTNQPLGSLNLPDPQNGFTMPASEHGSNSLYENVAPQVHATLPSGIAPPVHATLPFVNNLSAWSTSQNGLESSNVPPSVAPSGPDQSNDQQGGPSLGWPYPQNGLQQGTVPSNVPSGSSYMSNYYSTEEKQIYLAQIGFGAVPSWRTDWNSYPRTLLRSTNNPSSSSTPANLPPGDLQG; encoded by the exons atgtCGAATGAGGAAAACAAGAAGAGTAAATCAAGCTCTCATCCTGCAAAACGACCCAAGATGATTAACAATAGCCCTGGTCCAAAGATCTATACTTCAAGCATAGCTGACTACAAGTGGATGGTTCGTTGTCTCACGAGCACCTTTGGACGCTCATCTGGTGAAACCAGTCTTGGTGTTCCGACACAGCCTCAGACTACCAATCCTCAGCCTAATGACGCTTTTATCCCTCCAGGCTCATCGGGACATACCAGTCTTCGTGTTCCTCCGACGCAGCCAATAAGGCTAAATGACGCTCCTATTCCTCCAGGCTCATCCGGACAAACCCGTCTCCTTCGTCCGAGACAGGCTAATGTTAGGAATCCTCGGTCAATGGGGCTATATGACTCTCTGCCTAGTCGGTCCCTTCCGTATCCATTCCCACCGGGTTCGGTGTGGCCTCGCACCTCAGCGGCTGGAACATCCAACGCTCAAGCGTCCTCGCCACGGCCTTCTTTGCCGTCGTCTCCAGTGCCCCCGTCGGTTCCGGAAATGTTGCCGACGTCACCCGCACCTCAATGGTCGCCACCATCGGCACCGTTGGTTTCAGCAAGGTTGCCGGGGTATCCAACTTCTTCGCCGTCGGCCGCTCCGGTGCTGCCGTCTCCTCCTCAAGAGCAAGGGGAAAGAGAACCTATGTTCGATGATATTGAAAACTTTCTGAACGAAGACGTTGATTATAATTACGTTGCGTGTTCTTCACTTCCCAGTGTAACAGGAAACAGTAACGGGGAGCAGCAACGGGAGACACCACCGGTTCTGACGAACCAACCGTCGGGAAGTCTAAACTTGCCCGATCCTCAGAATGGTTTAACGACGCCACCCTCCTCACAACATGGCTCCAATTCTCTGTATGAGAACGTTGCACCACAGGTTCTGACGAACCAACCGTTGGGAAGTCTAAACTTGCCCGATCCTCAGAATGGTTTCACGATGCCAGCCTCAGAACATGGCTCTAATTCTCTGTATGAGAACGTTGCACCACAGGTTCATGCAACGTTACCCTCG GGCATTGCACCACCCGTTCATGCAACGTTACCATTTGTGAATAATTTATCAGCTTGGTCCACTTCTCAGAATGGTTTAGAATCCAGCAATGTACCACCATCTGTTGCACCGTCCGGGCCTGATCAATCGAATGATCAACAAGGGGGACCATCTTTAGGTTGGCCTTATCCTCAGAATGGTTTACAACAAGGGACTGTTCCGTCGAATGTACCTTCTGGTAGTTCATATATGTCCAATTATTACAGCACTGAAGAAAAGCAGATTTACCTTGCACAGATAGGTTTTGGAGCTGTACCGTCATGGCGTACAGACTGGAACAGTTATCCAAGAACCCTTCTCCGATCTACAAACAACccatcatcttcatcaactcCAGCAAATTTGCCACCCGGTGATCTTCAAGGGTAG
- the LOC130496904 gene encoding uncharacterized protein LOC130496904 isoform X2 — translation MVDFDRVHDMVTDAFVAHDEDEEPNIDAKKFYEMLNAANQPLYSGCREGLSKLSLAARMMNIKTDHNLPESCMNEWADLFKEYLPEDNVSADSYYEIQKLVYSLGLPSEMIDVCIDNCMIYWGNDEKLEECRFCKKPRFKPQGRGRNRVPYQRMWYLPITDRLKRLYQSEQTAGKMRWHAEHTQTDGEMTHPSDARAWKHFNKVYPEFASNIRNVYLGLCTDGFSPFGMSGRQYSLWPVFLTPYNLPPEMCMQRELLFLTILIPGPKHPKRSLDVFLQPLIKELKDLWSTGERTYDCSTKTNFTMRAMLLWTISDFPAYGMLSGWTTHGRLACPYCNGATDAFQLKNGRKTSWFDCHRRFLPIGHPYRRNKTLFRHKRVVRDTPPPYLTGEETEKQLDYYGVLETVPRGGNWHVPPNMPDSYGVHHNWHKKSIFWELPYWKDLLLRHNLDVMHIEKNFFENIMNTILNVPGKTKDNIKSRLDLPDICSRSELHINSNGQVPVPIFRLSSEKKSVLFNWVASEVKFPDGYVSNLSRCVEKGQKFSGMKSHDCHVFMQRLLPFAFAELLPTNVHEALAGIGAFFRDLSTRTLKVEVVEQLQENIPILLCNLEKIFPPGFFDVMEHLAVHLPYEALLRGPVHYGWMYQYERAMKYLKGKAKNLAKVEGSIIAGSLTEETSHFTSYYFASKVRTRKRAPRRYDDGGVAPTYAVAGVPDIFSQIGRLGGKSKEVWWSSEEDAHSAHTYILLNCEDPLIRYFERYNKFEPFILASQADQVSYLPYPRMRESGINWLSVIKVTPRGRIISGEEPPLQEEQINEVEEPEQQIDDILLIDPHNHEYEDLTDDGTDEAVEDEFNENDDVSSDDENVSD, via the exons atggtagattttgatagggttcatgatatggtaactgatgcatttgtagctcatgatgaagatgaagaacctaacatagatgcaaaaaagttttatgaaatgttaaatgcggcgaatcaaccactttacagtggttgtagagaaggtctctctaaattgtcgttggctgctagaatgatgaatattaaaactgatcacaatctaccggaaagttgcatgaatgaatgggcagacttgttcaaagagtatttgccggaagacaatgtgtctgctgattcttattatgagattcagaaactggtgtatagtcttgggttgccttcggagatgatagatgtttgcatcgacaactgcatgatctactggggaaatgatgagaagttagaagaatgtcgattctgcaagaagccacgattcaagccgcaaggacggggacgtaatagggtaccgtaccaaaggatgtggtacctaccaattacagacagattgaaaagattgtaccaatcagagcagactgctggaaagatgagatggcatgccgagcatactcagacggatggtgagatgacacatccatcagatgcaagagcctggaaacattttaacaaagtatatccggaattcgctagcaatatccggaatgtgtatctcggattatgcacagatggatttagtccattcggaatgtcagggagacaatattcattgtggccagtctttcttacgccatacaacctgccaccggagatgtgcatgcaacgggagttgctattcttgaccatattaatacctggtccgaaacatcctaaaaggtcgctggatgttttcctgcaaccactgataaaagagttgaaggatttgtggtcaacaggggagaggacgtatgactgctcaacgaagacgaatttcacgatgcgagcgatgcttttgtggaccataagtgactttcctgcctatgggatgttgtcgggatggactacacatgggagattagcttgtccatattgtaatggagcgacagatgcgtttcaactgaagaatgggaggaagacaagttggttcgattgtcatcgtagatttcttcccattggccatccgtaccgaagaaacaagacattgtttaggcacaaaagggttgtgagagacactcctcctccatatttaactggagaagaaactgaaaagcaactcgattactatggagttttggaaacagttcctcgtggtggtaattggcatgttccccctaatatgcctgattcttacggtgttcatcacaactggcacaagaagagtatattttgggagttgccatattggaaggatcttcttctgcgccacaacctcgatgtgatgcatatagagaagaatttctttgagaacatcatgaatacaatattgaatgtcccggggaagacaaaagacaacataaaatcaaggttagacttgccggatatttgctcaagaagcgagttacatataaacagcaatgggcaagttcctgttccgatattcagattgtcttcagaaaaaaagtcggtgttgttcaactgggtagcatcagaagtgaaattccccgatgggtatgtttcaaatctgtctagatgcgttgaaaagggtcaaaagttctctgggatgaagagtcatgactgtcatgtctttatgcaacgactacttccctttgcttttgcggagctacttcctacaaacgtacatgaagcacttgcag gcattggagcatttttcagggatctgagcacccgcacccttaaagtagaagtcgtggaacagcttcaagagaacattcccatcttattgtgcaacttggagaagatatttcctcctgggttttttgacgtaatggagcatctagctgtccaccttccatatgaggcattgcttcgtggacctgtacattacggatggatgtatcagtatgagcgagccatgaaatatttgaagggaaaagcaaagaaccttgcaaaggttgaaggttctataattgctggaagtttgacggaagaaacttctcacttcacatcgtactactttgcgtcaaaagtacgtactcggaaaagagctccaaggagatatgatgatggtggtgtcgcgccaacatacgcagttgctggtgttccagacatctttagccagattgggcgactgggtggaaaatcaaaagaggtttggtggtcgagtgaagaagacgctcatagtgcacacacctatattctacttaattgtgaggatccattgattcgttattttgaaag gtacaacaaattcgagcctttcatcttagcttcacaagcagatcaagttagctaccttccataccctcggatgagagaatcgggaataaattggttatccgtgatcaaagttacacctcgaggacgaatcataagtggagaagaaccaccattgcaagaagaacagataaatgaagtcgaggaacctgaacaacaaattgatgacattcttctcattgatccgcataatcatgagtatgaagatcttaccgacgatggcacagatgaagctgttgaagacgagtttaatgaaaatgatgatgtttctagtgatgacgaaaatgtatctgattga
- the LOC108812847 gene encoding 14-3-3-like protein GF14 omega isoform X1, which produces MAVPSREDLVYMAKLAEQAERYEEMVEFMEKVSAATDGTELTIEERNLLSVAYKNVIGARRASWRIISSIEQKEESRGNVERVNTIRGYKAKIETELSGICGGILKMLESTLIPSAASEESKVFYLKMKGDYYRYLAEFKIGKERDDAADNTLSAYESAQEHAKGLASTHPIRLGLALNFSVFYYEILESPDRACDLAKTAFDAAIAELDTLGEESYKDSTLIMQLLRDNLTLWTSDMQVCLFSLHNYNYCLISHNIRDDEIFRWCGSG; this is translated from the exons ATGGCGGTTCCGTCGCGCGAGGATCTTGTGTACATGGCTAAGCTAGCGGAGCAGGCGGAGAGGTACGAGGAGATGGTTGAATTCATGGAGAAAGTCTCCGCCGCAACAGATGGCACAGAGCTCACAATCGAGGAGCGAAACCTCCTCTCAGTCGCTTACAAGAACGTAATCGGCGCTCGCCGTGCCTCGTGGAGAATCATCTCGTCGATCGAGCAGAAAGAAGAGAGCCGCGGGAACGTCGAACGCGTCAACACGATCCGTGGCTACAAGGCTAAGATCGAGACGGAGCTCTCGGGGATCTGCGGCGGAATCCTAAAGATGCTCGAGTCCACGCTCATCCCTTCCGCTGCTTCCGAGGAGTCCAAGGTGTTCTACCTCAAGATGAAAGGTGATTACTACAGGTACTTGGCCGAGTTCAAAATCGGTAAAGAGAGAGACGACGCCGCCGATAACACACTCTCCGCTTACGAATCCGCTCAG GAGCATGCTAAGGGGCTTGCTTCAACTCACCCAATCCGGCTTGGTTTGGCATTGAACTTCTCTGTGTTCTATTACGAGATCCTCGAGTCTCCTGACCGTGCCTGCGACCTAGCTAAAACG GCTTTTGATGCGGCCATTGCTGAGTTAGACACACTAGGGGAAGAGTCATACAAGGATAGCACTTTGATCATGCAGCTTCTCCGTGACAACCTCACTCTCTGGACATCCGACATGCAGGTTTGTTTATTCTCTTTACACAATTACAACTATTGCTTGATATCACACAATATAAGGGATGATGAAATATTTCGTTGGTGTGGATCAGGATGA
- the LOC130496904 gene encoding uncharacterized protein LOC130496904 isoform X1, with translation MVDFDRVHDMVTDAFVAHDEDEEPNIDAKKFYEMLNAANQPLYSGCREGLSKLSLAARMMNIKTDHNLPESCMNEWADLFKEYLPEDNVSADSYYEIQKLVYSLGLPSEMIDVCIDNCMIYWGNDEKLEECRFCKKPRFKPQGRGRNRVPYQRMWYLPITDRLKRLYQSEQTAGKMRWHAEHTQTDGEMTHPSDARAWKHFNKVYPEFASNIRNVYLGLCTDGFSPFGMSGRQYSLWPVFLTPYNLPPEMCMQRELLFLTILIPGPKHPKRSLDVFLQPLIKELKDLWSTGERTYDCSTKTNFTMRAMLLWTISDFPAYGMLSGWTTHGRLACPYCNGATDAFQLKNGRKTSWFDCHRRFLPIGHPYRRNKTLFRHKRVVRDTPPPYLTGEETEKQLDYYGVLETVPRGGNWHVPPNMPDSYGVHHNWHKKSIFWELPYWKDLLLRHNLDVMHIEKNFFENIMNTILNVPGKTKDNIKSRLDLPDICSRSELHINSNGQVPVPIFRLSSEKKSVLFNWVASEVKFPDGYVSNLSRCVEKGQKFSGMKSHDCHVFMQRLLPFAFAELLPTNVHEALAGIGAFFRDLSTRTLKVEVVEQLQENIPILLCNLEKIFPPGFFDVMEHLAVHLPYEALLRGPVHYGWMYQYERAMKYLKGKAKNLAKVEGSIIAGSLTEETSHFTSYYFASKVRTRKRAPRRYDDGGVAPTYAVAGVPDIFSQIGRLGGKSKEVWWSSEEDAHSAHTYILLNCEDPLIRYFESLFVSQVEETFPGISTTDVDKRKDQHFIKWLKSQVDFDDDADYPKWLHEVIQSPHVKVTTSQMYFTRGYTFHTYEYGRQRATSNYGICVKGETDFYGILTEIIEVEFPGILKLKCVLFKCEWFDPVVNRGVRFNKFGVVDVNGGRRYNKFEPFILASQADQVSYLPYPRMRESGINWLSVIKVTPRGRIISGEEPPLQEEQINEVEEPEQQIDDILLIDPHNHEYEDLTDDGTDEAVEDEFNENDDVSSDDENVSD, from the exons atggtagattttgatagggttcatgatatggtaactgatgcatttgtagctcatgatgaagatgaagaacctaacatagatgcaaaaaagttttatgaaatgttaaatgcggcgaatcaaccactttacagtggttgtagagaaggtctctctaaattgtcgttggctgctagaatgatgaatattaaaactgatcacaatctaccggaaagttgcatgaatgaatgggcagacttgttcaaagagtatttgccggaagacaatgtgtctgctgattcttattatgagattcagaaactggtgtatagtcttgggttgccttcggagatgatagatgtttgcatcgacaactgcatgatctactggggaaatgatgagaagttagaagaatgtcgattctgcaagaagccacgattcaagccgcaaggacggggacgtaatagggtaccgtaccaaaggatgtggtacctaccaattacagacagattgaaaagattgtaccaatcagagcagactgctggaaagatgagatggcatgccgagcatactcagacggatggtgagatgacacatccatcagatgcaagagcctggaaacattttaacaaagtatatccggaattcgctagcaatatccggaatgtgtatctcggattatgcacagatggatttagtccattcggaatgtcagggagacaatattcattgtggccagtctttcttacgccatacaacctgccaccggagatgtgcatgcaacgggagttgctattcttgaccatattaatacctggtccgaaacatcctaaaaggtcgctggatgttttcctgcaaccactgataaaagagttgaaggatttgtggtcaacaggggagaggacgtatgactgctcaacgaagacgaatttcacgatgcgagcgatgcttttgtggaccataagtgactttcctgcctatgggatgttgtcgggatggactacacatgggagattagcttgtccatattgtaatggagcgacagatgcgtttcaactgaagaatgggaggaagacaagttggttcgattgtcatcgtagatttcttcccattggccatccgtaccgaagaaacaagacattgtttaggcacaaaagggttgtgagagacactcctcctccatatttaactggagaagaaactgaaaagcaactcgattactatggagttttggaaacagttcctcgtggtggtaattggcatgttccccctaatatgcctgattcttacggtgttcatcacaactggcacaagaagagtatattttgggagttgccatattggaaggatcttcttctgcgccacaacctcgatgtgatgcatatagagaagaatttctttgagaacatcatgaatacaatattgaatgtcccggggaagacaaaagacaacataaaatcaaggttagacttgccggatatttgctcaagaagcgagttacatataaacagcaatgggcaagttcctgttccgatattcagattgtcttcagaaaaaaagtcggtgttgttcaactgggtagcatcagaagtgaaattccccgatgggtatgtttcaaatctgtctagatgcgttgaaaagggtcaaaagttctctgggatgaagagtcatgactgtcatgtctttatgcaacgactacttccctttgcttttgcggagctacttcctacaaacgtacatgaagcacttgcag gcattggagcatttttcagggatctgagcacccgcacccttaaagtagaagtcgtggaacagcttcaagagaacattcccatcttattgtgcaacttggagaagatatttcctcctgggttttttgacgtaatggagcatctagctgtccaccttccatatgaggcattgcttcgtggacctgtacattacggatggatgtatcagtatgagcgagccatgaaatatttgaagggaaaagcaaagaaccttgcaaaggttgaaggttctataattgctggaagtttgacggaagaaacttctcacttcacatcgtactactttgcgtcaaaagtacgtactcggaaaagagctccaaggagatatgatgatggtggtgtcgcgccaacatacgcagttgctggtgttccagacatctttagccagattgggcgactgggtggaaaatcaaaagaggtttggtggtcgagtgaagaagacgctcatagtgcacacacctatattctacttaattgtgaggatccattgattcgttattttgaaag cctatttgtttcacaagtcgaagaaacattccctggtatatccacaactgacgtagacaaaaggaaagatcaacactttataaaatggttgaagagtcag gttgattttgacgacgatgcagattatcctaagtggttacatgaagtaattcaatctccacatgtaaaggtcaccacttcacagatgtatttcacacgaggctatacttttcacacatatgagtatggtagacagcgggcaaccagtaactatggaatatgtgtgaaaggggaaaccgatttctacggtatcttgacagagattatcgaagtggaatttccagggatattgaagctgaaatgcgtcctcttcaaatgtgagtggttcgaccccgtcgtcaacagaggtgttcggtttaacaaattcggtgtagttgatgtcaatggtggaagaag gtacaacaaattcgagcctttcatcttagcttcacaagcagatcaagttagctaccttccataccctcggatgagagaatcgggaataaattggttatccgtgatcaaagttacacctcgaggacgaatcataagtggagaagaaccaccattgcaagaagaacagataaatgaagtcgaggaacctgaacaacaaattgatgacattcttctcattgatccgcataatcatgagtatgaagatcttaccgacgatggcacagatgaagctgttgaagacgagtttaatgaaaatgatgatgtttctagtgatgacgaaaatgtatctgattga
- the LOC108812847 gene encoding 14-3-3-like protein GF14 omega isoform X2 encodes MAVPSREDLVYMAKLAEQAERYEEMVEFMEKVSAATDGTELTIEERNLLSVAYKNVIGARRASWRIISSIEQKEESRGNVERVNTIRGYKAKIETELSGICGGILKMLESTLIPSAASEESKVFYLKMKGDYYRYLAEFKIGKERDDAADNTLSAYESAQEHAKGLASTHPIRLGLALNFSVFYYEILESPDRACDLAKTAFDAAIAELDTLGEESYKDSTLIMQLLRDNLTLWTSDMQDESADEIKEAAAAAVKPAEEQK; translated from the exons ATGGCGGTTCCGTCGCGCGAGGATCTTGTGTACATGGCTAAGCTAGCGGAGCAGGCGGAGAGGTACGAGGAGATGGTTGAATTCATGGAGAAAGTCTCCGCCGCAACAGATGGCACAGAGCTCACAATCGAGGAGCGAAACCTCCTCTCAGTCGCTTACAAGAACGTAATCGGCGCTCGCCGTGCCTCGTGGAGAATCATCTCGTCGATCGAGCAGAAAGAAGAGAGCCGCGGGAACGTCGAACGCGTCAACACGATCCGTGGCTACAAGGCTAAGATCGAGACGGAGCTCTCGGGGATCTGCGGCGGAATCCTAAAGATGCTCGAGTCCACGCTCATCCCTTCCGCTGCTTCCGAGGAGTCCAAGGTGTTCTACCTCAAGATGAAAGGTGATTACTACAGGTACTTGGCCGAGTTCAAAATCGGTAAAGAGAGAGACGACGCCGCCGATAACACACTCTCCGCTTACGAATCCGCTCAG GAGCATGCTAAGGGGCTTGCTTCAACTCACCCAATCCGGCTTGGTTTGGCATTGAACTTCTCTGTGTTCTATTACGAGATCCTCGAGTCTCCTGACCGTGCCTGCGACCTAGCTAAAACG GCTTTTGATGCGGCCATTGCTGAGTTAGACACACTAGGGGAAGAGTCATACAAGGATAGCACTTTGATCATGCAGCTTCTCCGTGACAACCTCACTCTCTGGACATCCGACATGCAG GATGAATCTGCAGACGAGATCAaggaagcagcagcagcagctgtGAAGCCAGCAGAAGAGCAGAAATGA